A single window of Methanobrevibacter sp. DNA harbors:
- a CDS encoding TIGR01177 family methyltransferase — translation MELLCIQSQEHPELPLAELNAVMECENIDADVDVITEGLVILRNISADDLDSYYEILTRRLGYTHEVHELIKESNLDNFDEDMSSIAWSEYIDETFAVRVKRFHTEIDTVATERKSGSLILSNCDDIKVNLSKPKTLIRVVAHQNDMFIAIERIKLNKKHFEESKPHKRPFFYPGSMNPKLARCMVNLSRVKEGQLLLDPFCGTGGILIEAGLIGCKVVGSDIYWKMKKGTSINLDYYGITDYRTFNLDVRELKMYEKVAAVVTDPPYGISTSTGDIEGDDIFREFFKSIYDNMRDDAYLCMASPHYVDLKPMADEVGFYIVEQYGIKMHRSLTRIITVIRKNTSE, via the coding sequence ATGGAACTATTATGTATACAATCACAGGAACATCCTGAATTGCCTCTTGCTGAATTAAATGCAGTAATGGAATGTGAAAATATTGATGCAGATGTTGATGTGATTACTGAAGGTTTGGTTATTTTAAGAAATATTTCAGCAGATGATTTGGATTCATATTATGAAATATTGACAAGAAGATTAGGTTATACTCATGAAGTGCATGAACTTATAAAAGAATCCAATCTAGATAATTTTGATGAGGACATGTCTTCCATTGCATGGTCAGAGTATATTGATGAAACTTTTGCTGTTCGTGTAAAAAGATTTCACACAGAAATTGACACTGTTGCAACTGAAAGAAAATCAGGTTCTTTGATTCTTTCAAACTGTGATGATATTAAAGTTAACTTATCAAAACCTAAAACATTAATCCGTGTTGTTGCTCATCAAAATGATATGTTTATTGCTATTGAAAGAATTAAACTAAATAAAAAACATTTTGAAGAAAGTAAACCTCATAAAAGACCATTCTTTTACCCTGGATCTATGAATCCAAAATTGGCAAGATGTATGGTTAATCTTTCAAGAGTTAAAGAGGGCCAACTGTTGCTTGATCCATTTTGTGGAACTGGTGGTATACTAATTGAAGCAGGATTAATTGGATGTAAGGTTGTTGGTTCAGATATCTACTGGAAAATGAAAAAGGGTACTTCAATTAATCTAGATTACTATGGAATTACTGATTATAGAACATTTAATCTTGATGTTCGTGAGCTCAAAATGTATGAAAAAGTAGCTGCTGTAGTTACTGATCCACCATATGGTATCTCTACCTCTACTGGGGATATTGAAGGGGACGATATTTTCAGGGAATTTTTCAAATCTATCTATGATAACATGAGGGATGATGCATATCTTTGTATGGCAAGTCCGCATTATGTTGATTTAAAACCTATGGCTGATGAAGTAGGTTTTTACATTGTTGAACAGTATGGAATTAAAATGCATAGGAGTTTGACAAGGATTATTACAGTAATCCGTAAAAATACCTCAGAATAA
- a CDS encoding PH domain-containing protein: MLFNKNENKANERILYKTKSNMLLGCKKAIYGLVLLIVVLSVSPMIIKSIGNMQVYLISQIQLPLTRYAAIAFFVVIFIIVIYIIWQIISWYSLEYTLTDSRIIIKSGVISTKKNYMPYATIQDVSTSQSILARLFRIGTVSVFSAYDNNQMELKNISNPSDVEEIIFSNMRGFRSFQPQQQRSINRQQENYLDDGDYLGRNDMYDEFEPITPITRERDVYPRRDYEYYPEDMNFENLSGQRHEYEYEPYDNKFGNDVDRFVDEFEPQNSYSDESYYNDIRDDYSYSNDDYYQNIDSQTQYNDNHVEVSNKDSNNLGNSSEEVIKRHFNKFKR; the protein is encoded by the coding sequence ATGTTATTTAATAAAAATGAGAATAAAGCTAATGAACGAATTCTTTATAAAACAAAATCTAATATGCTTTTAGGCTGTAAAAAAGCTATTTATGGTCTGGTGTTATTGATTGTTGTTTTGTCTGTTTCACCAATGATAATAAAATCCATTGGGAATATGCAGGTATATCTGATTTCTCAAATTCAATTGCCTTTAACCAGGTATGCTGCCATAGCTTTTTTTGTTGTCATTTTTATTATTGTAATATATATTATATGGCAAATTATCAGTTGGTATTCTCTTGAGTATACACTAACAGATTCAAGAATTATTATTAAATCAGGTGTGATATCAACTAAAAAAAATTACATGCCTTATGCAACTATTCAGGATGTGAGTACTTCTCAAAGCATTCTTGCAAGGCTGTTTCGCATAGGTACTGTATCAGTTTTCAGTGCTTATGACAATAATCAGATGGAGTTAAAGAATATTTCAAATCCTTCTGATGTTGAGGAGATAATATTTTCAAATATGAGAGGATTTAGAAGTTTCCAGCCTCAACAGCAAAGATCCATAAATCGCCAGCAGGAAAATTATTTGGATGATGGTGATTATTTGGGCAGGAATGATATGTATGATGAATTCGAGCCGATTACTCCAATCACCCGTGAAAGGGATGTATATCCTAGAAGGGATTATGAATATTATCCTGAAGATATGAACTTTGAAAACCTCAGTGGCCAAAGGCATGAATATGAATATGAACCATATGATAATAAATTTGGAAATGATGTTGATAGATTTGTTGATGAATTTGAACCTCAAAACAGTTATTCAGATGAAAGTTATTATAATGACATAAGGGATGATTATTCTTATAGTAATGATGATTATTATCAAAATATTGATTCACAAACTCAATATAATGATAATCATGTTGAAGTTTCAAATAAAGATTCAAATAATCTAGGTAACTCTAGTGAAGAAGTTATTAAAAGACATTTTAATAAATTTAAAAGATAA
- a CDS encoding proteasome-activating nucleotidase has product MENSSKDQLIEKVESLQDEIELLREEKSKAKSNLMWKVRKLEKDKVLIENEKIRLERETKSLRSEVDRFRSPPLVLATITEVLDDNRMTVKSSTGPSFLVNYSKFLDEKLLVPGSRVALNQQTFGIVEVLPSEKDVNVSGMEIETKPDITYERIGGLEEQIREVKETVELPLTEPELFEKVGIEPPKGILLYGPPGTGKTLLAKAVANETNATFIKIVASEFVKKYIGEGARLVREVFELAKEKAPAIIFIDELDAVAAKRLKSSTSGDREVQRTLMQLLAELDGFESRGDIGIIGATNRPDILDPALLRPGRFDRFIEVPLPNVDGRREILKIHTKNMSFDEEADIDLLADLTEDLSGADLKAVCTEAGMFAIREKRDKITVNDFMDAIEKVMAKNKEDEMFNTEAGVMFG; this is encoded by the coding sequence TTGGAAAATTCTTCAAAAGATCAATTAATCGAAAAAGTAGAATCTCTACAAGATGAAATAGAATTATTAAGAGAAGAAAAATCCAAAGCAAAAAGTAACTTAATGTGGAAAGTTAGGAAATTAGAAAAAGATAAAGTCTTAATTGAAAATGAAAAAATTAGACTCGAAAGAGAAACTAAATCATTACGTTCAGAAGTTGATAGATTTAGGTCTCCACCTTTGGTGTTAGCTACTATTACTGAAGTATTGGATGATAACAGAATGACTGTTAAAAGTAGCACAGGACCTAGTTTTCTTGTTAATTACTCAAAATTCTTAGATGAAAAATTATTAGTCCCTGGTTCCAGGGTCGCATTAAATCAACAAACTTTCGGTATTGTTGAAGTTTTACCATCTGAAAAAGATGTAAATGTTTCCGGAATGGAAATCGAAACTAAACCGGATATTACCTATGAAAGAATTGGTGGTTTGGAAGAGCAAATCAGAGAAGTTAAAGAGACTGTTGAATTGCCTTTGACTGAACCTGAATTATTCGAAAAAGTAGGAATTGAACCACCTAAAGGAATATTGTTATACGGTCCGCCAGGAACAGGTAAGACTTTACTTGCAAAAGCTGTTGCAAACGAAACCAATGCTACATTCATTAAAATTGTAGCTTCTGAGTTTGTTAAAAAATACATAGGAGAAGGTGCAAGATTGGTACGTGAAGTATTTGAACTTGCTAAAGAGAAAGCTCCTGCAATTATATTCATTGATGAACTTGATGCTGTTGCAGCTAAAAGACTTAAAAGTTCCACTAGTGGTGACAGAGAAGTTCAAAGGACTTTAATGCAACTTTTAGCAGAGCTCGATGGATTTGAATCCAGAGGAGATATTGGTATTATTGGTGCAACCAACAGACCTGATATCTTGGATCCTGCATTATTACGTCCTGGTCGTTTCGACAGATTTATTGAAGTTCCACTTCCAAATGTTGATGGAAGACGTGAAATTCTTAAAATCCACACTAAAAACATGTCCTTCGATGAAGAAGCAGACATTGACTTGCTTGCTGATTTAACCGAAGACTTGTCTGGTGCTGACTTAAAAGCAGTATGTACTGAAGCGGGTATGTTTGCAATTCGTGAAAAACGTGATAAAATCACTGTAAATGACTTTATGGATGCTATTGAAAAAGTAATGGCTAAAAATAAAGAAGACGAAATGTTCAATACCGAAGCTGGAGTAATGTTCGGATAA
- a CDS encoding multiprotein bridging factor aMBF1, whose translation MECEICGKTVPEDNPIRAKIEGSVMVVCKECSKLGRIQKAPAQPKFRQQSKGKKAKSTQRGSYSRRDEPTEELVEEFDSKIRNARESKKWSREDLGKKINERVSVITRIETGKMTPDIKLTKKFEKVLNIKLLEKTSNVDLNQFINTSTGERTLGSIVKIKRK comes from the coding sequence ATGGAATGTGAAATCTGTGGAAAAACAGTACCCGAAGATAATCCAATAAGAGCAAAAATCGAAGGATCAGTTATGGTTGTATGTAAAGAGTGTTCAAAACTTGGAAGAATACAAAAAGCACCTGCACAACCTAAATTTAGACAGCAATCCAAAGGAAAGAAAGCTAAAAGTACTCAACGTGGTAGCTACTCCAGAAGAGATGAACCTACCGAAGAATTAGTTGAAGAATTCGATTCAAAAATTAGAAATGCAAGAGAATCCAAAAAATGGTCTCGTGAAGATTTAGGTAAAAAAATCAATGAAAGAGTATCTGTAATCACCAGAATCGAAACTGGAAAAATGACTCCAGATATAAAATTAACAAAAAAATTTGAAAAAGTTTTAAACATAAAACTTCTTGAAAAAACAAGTAATGTTGATTTAAATCAATTTATTAACACTTCCACAGGTGAACGTACCTTAGGAAGTATTGTGAAAATAAAAAGGAAATAG
- a CDS encoding DUF356 domain-containing protein yields MALILIRGETNSKLLNAIADMERHGNLNLTSKPKVVDSKFADSLVEKILNSKLRTKSKVATAFFVKEDTTLSIMQVKKIHPPAHVVVVSDEYDGYHKLKKILNNARVFQGYYSHKAKNDGLIDYSVKGQKRHVKNEKLNSYVK; encoded by the coding sequence ATGGCATTAATTTTAATCAGAGGAGAAACAAATTCAAAATTACTTAATGCGATAGCAGATATGGAACGTCATGGTAATTTGAATTTAACATCAAAGCCTAAAGTGGTTGACTCTAAATTTGCTGATTCATTAGTTGAAAAAATTTTAAATTCTAAACTCAGAACCAAATCTAAAGTCGCTACTGCATTTTTTGTAAAAGAAGATACTACTTTAAGTATTATGCAAGTAAAAAAAATTCATCCTCCAGCACACGTTGTTGTTGTCAGTGATGAGTATGATGGTTATCATAAATTGAAAAAAATACTTAATAATGCTAGAGTATTTCAGGGGTATTATTCCCATAAGGCTAAAAATGATGGTTTAATAGATTATTCTGTTAAAGGTCAAAAAAGGCATGTAAAAAATGAAAAGTTAAACAGCTATGTAAAATAA
- a CDS encoding Mur ligase family protein — MNINELLRMVNGKLYGNVDFFSIDGFSGRFTFLNDAHTGDIVVRHWINGDGIAIAFRKNIACLITQTPKDDAIEMAEKLNFPLIVTDKIELANSLALSHTIKKYSPNSTNIVITGTNGKSTTSHLIYHILNNAGYHVLTNTDSESEFNTLIDPMVSKLISDEVKKNGKLDYLVIEVSEVQGWLGKLMKNHAALMSEAIKPKVGVITNIAMDHIGLVNSIEEVFDEITAVPKAIGDGVCILNHDDDLVRKLDAKNPFYVSMSKLDEENAVYFDNDAIYYKNNPILTVDELPFTGKHFIQNILSAIGACVSLNIKMEDIVEGVKSYKALNRRFAKLNDEPLIFDDFAHNPDGIKATISETLKLLPENQTLYVVCAIRGSRGVEINELNVEALVESMDDNIELILSSSNDVVNNLNWVNDDEREVFFDVLGKNNVDYIHYGDLKDCLSEVYKKADKKDIILLIGAQGMDPAESLLNDIK, encoded by the coding sequence ATGAATATTAATGAATTACTAAGGATGGTTAATGGAAAACTTTATGGAAACGTTGATTTTTTTTCAATCGATGGATTTTCCGGTAGATTTACTTTTTTAAATGATGCACACACAGGGGATATTGTTGTAAGGCACTGGATTAATGGCGATGGTATTGCAATTGCATTCCGTAAGAACATTGCTTGTTTGATTACTCAAACTCCAAAGGATGATGCTATTGAAATGGCTGAAAAGCTTAACTTTCCATTAATAGTTACAGATAAAATAGAGCTTGCCAATTCTCTTGCTCTTTCACATACCATTAAAAAATATTCACCTAACTCAACTAATATTGTAATAACTGGAACTAATGGTAAATCAACAACTTCTCACTTAATTTACCATATTCTAAATAATGCAGGATATCATGTACTTACAAATACAGACAGTGAATCTGAATTTAATACTTTAATAGATCCTATGGTTTCAAAATTAATATCCGATGAAGTTAAGAAAAATGGAAAATTGGATTATTTGGTCATTGAAGTATCAGAAGTTCAGGGTTGGCTTGGAAAACTAATGAAAAATCATGCTGCATTGATGAGTGAAGCAATCAAACCAAAAGTTGGGGTAATAACAAATATTGCAATGGATCACATAGGTCTTGTAAACTCTATTGAAGAAGTATTTGATGAAATAACAGCGGTTCCAAAAGCAATTGGCGATGGAGTATGCATCTTAAACCATGATGATGATTTGGTTAGAAAATTAGATGCAAAAAATCCTTTCTATGTGTCAATGTCTAAACTGGATGAGGAAAATGCAGTCTACTTTGACAATGATGCAATTTATTATAAAAACAATCCAATTCTAACAGTTGATGAATTGCCATTTACAGGTAAGCATTTTATACAGAATATCCTATCTGCTATTGGAGCATGTGTTTCATTGAATATTAAAATGGAAGATATTGTTGAAGGAGTCAAATCTTATAAAGCACTCAATAGACGTTTTGCAAAATTAAACGATGAACCTTTGATTTTTGATGATTTTGCACACAATCCTGATGGAATCAAAGCGACTATTTCCGAAACTCTCAAATTGCTTCCTGAAAATCAAACATTATATGTTGTTTGCGCTATTAGGGGATCAAGAGGTGTTGAAATCAACGAGTTAAATGTTGAAGCACTGGTTGAATCAATGGATGACAATATTGAACTCATATTATCTTCAAGTAATGATGTTGTCAATAATTTGAATTGGGTTAATGATGATGAAAGGGAAGTTTTCTTTGATGTTTTAGGTAAAAATAATGTTGATTATATTCACTATGGTGATTTAAAAGACTGTTTAAGTGAAGTTTACAAAAAAGCAGATAAAAAAGACATAATTTTGTTAATTGGTGCTCAGGGAATGGATCCTGCTGAGTCACTTTTAAATGACATAAAATAA
- a CDS encoding glycosyltransferase family 4 protein: MNNTDMLILFLITLCATIFFTWYVKRILLKARIADNPIVSEHRHKSGTPTMGGIAFLFTISLIIVLYYQNTPVMLVSFIMLAGGIVGLVDDLIGLKVKEVQKIVVNISSEVITLGRLDVEPNEEVRVATPKAKAEVDDLLKEGKVEVVGEVPIKTEPEEFEKVICQIVLGLFFALTGIVTTIGGFQLGILAIPVVIIAILGCINSVNLIDGMDGLAAGIVGIASIACCVYGYLFGQASIIPPFSILAGLCLGFLVFNKHPASIFMGDTGSFVLGTGYAAAVLVCDIPYFGVLALGVPIISVVVSLLHRANVIKLPVEPLHHTLNHYGMSETKIVFSYWGITLLLCIIGILAKMYIF; this comes from the coding sequence ATGAATAATACAGATATGTTAATTCTTTTTTTAATAACATTATGTGCAACAATATTCTTTACATGGTATGTAAAAAGAATATTGCTTAAAGCAAGGATTGCTGACAATCCTATAGTTAGTGAACATAGACATAAGAGCGGAACTCCAACAATGGGGGGAATTGCGTTCTTATTCACAATTTCTTTGATAATTGTATTATATTATCAGAACACTCCAGTAATGCTAGTGTCATTCATCATGCTTGCAGGTGGTATTGTAGGTTTAGTTGATGATTTAATTGGTCTTAAAGTTAAAGAAGTTCAAAAAATCGTTGTAAATATTTCAAGTGAAGTTATCACTCTTGGAAGATTGGATGTTGAACCTAATGAAGAAGTGCGTGTAGCTACTCCTAAAGCAAAAGCTGAAGTTGATGATTTGCTTAAAGAAGGTAAAGTTGAAGTAGTTGGAGAAGTTCCAATCAAAACAGAACCTGAAGAGTTTGAAAAAGTCATCTGTCAAATAGTATTAGGTTTATTCTTTGCATTAACTGGTATTGTTACTACTATTGGTGGTTTCCAATTAGGTATTTTGGCTATTCCTGTTGTTATAATAGCGATTCTCGGATGTATTAATTCAGTTAATCTTATCGATGGTATGGATGGTCTTGCAGCAGGTATTGTTGGAATTGCATCAATTGCTTGCTGTGTATATGGTTACTTATTCGGACAAGCATCAATTATACCACCGTTCTCAATTCTTGCAGGATTATGTTTAGGATTTTTGGTATTCAACAAACATCCGGCATCAATATTTATGGGAGATACTGGGTCATTCGTATTAGGTACTGGATATGCAGCAGCTGTTTTAGTATGTGATATTCCATACTTTGGAGTCCTTGCATTAGGTGTACCAATCATTTCAGTTGTAGTCAGTTTACTCCACAGAGCAAATGTTATTAAATTACCAGTAGAACCATTACATCACACTTTAAATCACTACGGTATGTCTGAAACAAAAATTGTATTCAGCTATTGGGGAATTACACTTTTATTATGTATAATAGGCATTCTTGCTAAGATGTACATATTCTAA
- a CDS encoding ATP-grasp domain-containing protein, translating to MKLLFIGSRLYDDIDWYVRRKNIESVLTESNENAINLDLPDQVFIVPRGMDGPKQVALMQKVDAIVPLIGIDPPLIDVAHMKEEVEEEYGIPVIAAGVRAVELTSDKIKTKGFYDEIGVVTPNYQILNSPDDLTLEFPVVLKQGAGQGGKDIKIAKSIEDVKEYFETFDQALCEEFIEGSEISIEVLGFNGEYVALPPIYKGETTIEGTHPLHKVKLGPCMVPGLDNNLVQRAAYKVAKNLASDGIFEMDFMYSAKKDQLYAIEVNTRPNGTRYLTTATCGVNSLCELVNMAIGEFSLSNISDKLEYNYATEIPVGNYEGPAPNEPVKSFDDNDFVVHGPAGYQRVTARAKSKIDLEKLVDKLV from the coding sequence ATGAAGTTATTGTTTATTGGTTCAAGATTATATGATGATATAGATTGGTATGTAAGAAGAAAAAACATTGAAAGTGTTTTGACTGAATCCAATGAGAATGCAATTAATTTGGACTTGCCTGATCAGGTATTTATTGTTCCTCGTGGTATGGATGGTCCAAAACAGGTTGCATTAATGCAAAAGGTAGATGCTATTGTTCCATTAATTGGAATTGATCCTCCATTGATAGATGTTGCACACATGAAGGAAGAAGTTGAAGAGGAATATGGAATTCCAGTAATTGCTGCTGGTGTAAGAGCAGTTGAATTAACTTCAGATAAAATCAAAACTAAAGGATTTTATGATGAAATAGGTGTCGTAACTCCTAACTATCAAATTTTAAACAGTCCTGATGATTTAACTTTGGAATTTCCTGTAGTATTAAAACAAGGGGCCGGCCAAGGTGGAAAAGATATTAAAATTGCAAAATCCATTGAAGATGTAAAAGAATACTTTGAAACTTTTGACCAAGCTTTATGTGAAGAGTTCATTGAAGGATCTGAAATTTCCATTGAAGTATTAGGATTCAACGGCGAATATGTTGCATTACCTCCAATATATAAGGGAGAAACCACTATTGAAGGTACACATCCATTGCATAAGGTTAAATTAGGTCCTTGTATGGTTCCAGGATTAGACAATAACTTAGTTCAACGCGCTGCTTATAAAGTGGCTAAAAACTTGGCATCTGATGGTATTTTTGAGATGGATTTCATGTATTCTGCAAAAAAAGACCAATTATATGCAATTGAAGTCAATACACGTCCTAATGGAACAAGATATTTGACTACTGCAACATGCGGTGTTAACTCATTATGTGAATTGGTCAATATGGCTATTGGGGAATTTTCATTATCTAATATTTCAGATAAGTTAGAATATAATTATGCTACTGAAATTCCAGTCGGTAATTATGAGGGTCCTGCTCCAAATGAACCTGTAAAGTCATTTGATGACAATGATTTTGTTGTTCATGGTCCTGCTGGATATCAAAGGGTTACTGCAAGAGCAAAATCAAAAATTGATTTAGAAAAATTAGTTGATAAATTAGTGTAA
- the hycI gene encoding hydrogenase maturation peptidase HycI, translating to MLSFDLDLNEFLSDFNKLIVLGVGNELKSDDGVGPFIIKKLIDDNIENENLILINAETVPENFTGKIRKEQPSHVIIVDACLMGAQPGNIKIVDKDDFANIGISTHSMSLSYFVKYLERDNDFKVIFVGIEPETMDWGEKPTEQVEKTAYYFIDLLKEIVL from the coding sequence ATGTTGTCTTTTGATTTGGATTTGAATGAATTTTTATCTGATTTTAATAAATTAATAGTATTAGGTGTCGGCAATGAACTTAAAAGTGATGATGGTGTCGGACCGTTCATTATTAAGAAATTAATTGATGATAATATTGAAAATGAAAATTTAATACTAATCAATGCAGAAACAGTTCCTGAAAATTTCACAGGTAAAATCAGAAAAGAACAACCAAGCCATGTAATTATTGTAGATGCATGCTTAATGGGAGCTCAACCAGGAAACATCAAAATTGTTGATAAGGATGATTTTGCAAACATTGGTATTTCCACACATTCCATGTCATTATCATATTTTGTTAAATATTTGGAAAGAGATAATGATTTTAAGGTAATATTTGTTGGAATTGAACCTGAAACTATGGATTGGGGTGAAAAACCAACAGAACAAGTTGAAAAAACCGCTTATTATTTCATTGATTTATTAAAGGAGATTGTATTATGA
- a CDS encoding 50S ribosomal protein L11 methyltransferase, whose amino-acid sequence MKFKTTHYHFDLLKDNDRLAVFFEAINDYNGNTTLAYDLGCGSGILSYFLNDKFDEIISLEMDDAAYICAKDNLSPFKNIDVINTDVLEYDFSKKADLIVCEMLDTAMIDEEEVPVLNYAKQFLKEDGKIIPQGIINTVELVNLERHYIHWDEGVNYEEYSKPIVYNEFNFLDEINPEFEADLTLKVDKPGIINGLKITSYTKLDDGIIAGPLPMLNPPLLIPLDEKSVKVNDLINVKLKYVMGNGIETIHTEYY is encoded by the coding sequence ATGAAATTCAAAACAACTCATTATCATTTTGACTTACTTAAGGATAATGATAGATTAGCCGTTTTTTTTGAAGCTATCAATGATTATAATGGCAATACTACATTAGCTTATGATTTGGGCTGTGGAAGTGGAATTTTGTCCTATTTTTTAAATGATAAATTTGATGAAATCATATCTCTGGAAATGGATGATGCAGCATATATATGTGCAAAGGACAATTTAAGCCCATTTAAAAATATTGATGTTATTAATACCGACGTTTTAGAATATGACTTTTCAAAAAAAGCTGATTTAATAGTTTGTGAAATGCTGGATACTGCAATGATTGATGAAGAGGAAGTTCCAGTTTTAAATTATGCTAAACAGTTCCTAAAAGAAGATGGTAAGATTATACCTCAAGGAATCATAAATACTGTGGAACTTGTAAATCTTGAAAGACATTATATTCATTGGGATGAAGGAGTAAACTATGAAGAATACTCAAAACCAATAGTGTATAATGAATTTAATTTTTTAGATGAAATCAATCCTGAATTTGAAGCTGATTTGACATTAAAAGTAGATAAACCAGGAATCATCAATGGATTAAAGATTACAAGCTACACAAAACTTGATGACGGGATAATTGCAGGTCCATTGCCAATGTTAAATCCACCATTACTGATTCCATTAGATGAAAAGTCAGTAAAAGTAAATGATTTAATAAATGTAAAGTTAAAGTATGTAATGGGAAATGGAATAGAAACTATCCATACTGAATATTATTAA
- the nikR gene encoding nickel-responsive transcriptional regulator NikR encodes MMRISMSLPKKLLADFDEVLKDRGYQSRSKGIRDALQDYIVRYQWMNSMEGQRIGIVTIIYDHHYTGVMENLAEIQHSFRNEINTSMHIHMTDKYCMEIVVVNGDIAEIRDLTERIMRLKGVEHVKLTSTANGEEFSEPGHSHDHGHHHHH; translated from the coding sequence ATGATGAGAATAAGTATGTCATTACCAAAAAAATTACTCGCCGATTTTGACGAAGTATTAAAAGACAGAGGATATCAGTCTCGTTCAAAAGGAATTCGTGATGCACTTCAAGATTATATAGTAAGGTATCAATGGATGAATTCCATGGAAGGTCAAAGAATCGGTATTGTAACTATTATTTATGATCACCACTACACTGGAGTTATGGAGAATTTAGCTGAAATTCAGCACAGTTTCAGAAATGAAATCAACACTAGTATGCATATTCACATGACTGACAAATACTGTATGGAAATTGTAGTGGTAAATGGAGATATTGCTGAAATTCGTGATTTAACTGAAAGAATCATGAGACTTAAAGGAGTTGAACATGTAAAACTCACAAGTACAGCAAATGGTGAAGAATTCAGTGAACCAGGTCACTCACACGACCACGGTCATCATCACCACCATTAA
- a CDS encoding DUF2115 domain-containing protein, with protein sequence MNPEDILVELKELSPQDAITKNELMDLLKKYAAIISVYDLMLATAHMRKDGEYVHAQYREKYLEVYIKYFIMRMKEVLEKEDYNHNANIDKKSYDESFPMLERTFEKERLTASKEDKFPLIYVITALYTTFILEEPIHPVGSEFPGSLKVEERNGEFLCPVKDNQKDNVNAICHLCLAEQTPDI encoded by the coding sequence ATGAACCCGGAAGACATATTAGTTGAACTTAAAGAATTATCTCCCCAAGATGCAATTACCAAAAATGAATTGATGGATTTGCTTAAAAAATATGCTGCGATTATCTCAGTATATGATTTGATGCTTGCAACAGCACATATGAGAAAAGATGGAGAATATGTTCATGCTCAATATCGTGAAAAATACCTGGAAGTTTACATCAAATATTTCATCATGCGCATGAAAGAAGTCTTGGAAAAGGAAGACTACAATCATAATGCAAATATAGACAAAAAATCCTACGATGAGTCTTTCCCAATGCTTGAGAGAACTTTTGAAAAGGAAAGATTGACTGCATCAAAAGAGGATAAGTTCCCATTGATTTATGTTATCACCGCATTATACACTACATTTATTTTGGAAGAACCAATACATCCTGTTGGAAGTGAATTCCCAGGTAGCTTAAAAGTGGAAGAAAGAAATGGAGAATTTTTATGTCCTGTGAAAGATAATCAAAAAGACAATGTAAATGCAATCTGCCATTTATGCCTTGCAGAGCAAACCCCTGATATTTAG